Proteins encoded in a region of the Balaenoptera musculus isolate JJ_BM4_2016_0621 chromosome 5, mBalMus1.pri.v3, whole genome shotgun sequence genome:
- the SOWAHB gene encoding ankyrin repeat domain-containing protein SOWAHB isoform X2, with protein MARELSQEALLDFLRQAGGRVTNAALLSHFKSFLRDPDTPPSQHQRRRELFKGFVNSVAAVRQDPDGTKYVVLKRRYRDLLGEEGLQRPSDPPAAAAPAGGAAPSFPLLARSGEPPPPPQQPRRRRREKELEEEPAGAADPAAGAGCDGLLASGAREAARRGGRRRGSSGHRAPVPAAAQDGARCAAAETQGGCCWECLQNGLGGLPGEPLLGSLPDTPTATASAWEKPAPAPPAQDDRGAPRPQREGAPAEPPPVSAAPRSPPTTVEAAGSGASPPALLSCPTPPGEPPELVTPSSLHYSTLKQQQQRTREWVARHPQIPKARDQGPIRAWSILPDNFPQLPSEPGFWVPESKPAPPDLPPPPHSLFPAVSESWPGKSPLAVFRSIRCQLSLQDLEDFVDQESHGSEESSSGPKESPGGSEEGLHLAPGAPDGRRLRNPAGAPSQGLRNREDGHPSQPVPIGAGGLAGHPQPLPWPVPKLRRSLRRSSRAERAQLSSSDEECLEGDLLKRSRRPPRSRRPSKVGATSSPRVDAALTPKPADLKATVVECGHPHSSWAPGGEKLAALIPTRSSEHKSSLVPLDAREHEWIVKLASGSWIQVLTLFWEDPQLALHKDFLTGYTALHWIAKHGDLRALQDLVSGAQKAGIALDINVKSSCGYTPLHLAAIHGHQGIIKLLVQRLASRVNVRDSSGKKPWQYLTSNTSGEIWQLLEAPRGKPIFSTYPLVRSSSPTRKAKSREISRSVTRKTSFAALLKSQHSKWRSANQYEKFPSLREREEYSD; from the exons ATGGCCCGAGAGTTGAGCCAGGAGGCACTACTGGACTTTCTGCGTCAGGCCGGGGGCCGAGTGACCAACGCCGCCTTGCTGAGCCACTTCAAGAGCTTCCTCCGAGACCCCGATACGCCCCCCAGCCAGCACCAGCGCCGCCGCGAGCTTTTCAAGGGCTTCGTCAACTCGGTGGCCGCAGTGCGCCAGGACCCCGACGGCACCAAGTACGTGGTGCTCAAAAGGAGGTACAGGGAccttttgggggaggaggggctgcagcGACCCAGCGACCCGCCCGCGGCCGCCGCCCCTGCAGGGGGAGCTGCGCCCAGCTTCCCGCTCCTCGCGCGCAGTggggagccgccgccgccgccgcagcaaccccggcggcggcggcgcgagAAGGAGCTAGAGGAGGAGCCAGCAGGTGCCGCAGACCCGGCCGCCGGGGCAGGTTGCGATGGACTCCTCGCCAGCGGGGCCCGGGAGGCGGCCCGGAGAGGCGGCCGGCGGAGGGGCAGCTCCGGCCACAGGGCGCCGGTGCCCGCGGCCGCCCAGGATGGAGCGAGGTGCGCGGCGGCCGAGACGCAGGGCGGCTGCTGCTGGGAATGCCTCCAGAACGGCCTGGGGGGACTCCCGGGCGAGCCGCTGCTCGGCTCACTCCCCGACACCCCCACCGCCACCGCCAGCGCCTGGGAGAAGCCGGCGCCGGCCCCGCCTGCCCAGGACGACCGCGGGGCTCCCAGGCCGCAGCGGGAAGGTGCGCCCGCGGAGCCCCCGCCGGTGTCCGCGGCACCCCGCTCTCCTCCGACAACCGTCGAGGCTGCTGGGAGCGGGGCTTCCCCGCCTgctctcctgtcctgccccactCCCCCCGGAGAGCCGCCCGAGCTGGTGACCCCGAGCTCCCTGCATTATTCGACcctgaagcagcagcagcagcgcaCTCGAGAGTGGGTGGCCAGACACCCCCAGATACCCAAGGCCCGAGACCAGGGTCCCATCCGAGCCTGGTCGATACTGCCAGACAATTTCCCCCAGCTACCCTCGGAGCCGGGCTTCTGGGTCCCGGAATCTAAGCCAGCACCTCcggacctccctcctccccctcattCTCTCTTTCCCGCTGTTTCGGAATCCTGGCCCGGGAAGTCTCCACTGGCAGTCTTTCGTAGCATTCGTTGTCAGCTGTCCCTACAAGATCTGGAGGACTTTGTGGACCAGGAGAGCCACGGCAGTGAGGAGAGCAGCAGTGGACCCAAAGAGTCCCCTGGGGGTTCTGAAGAAGGGCTGCACCTTGCCCCGGGAGCCCCAGATGGGAGAAGGCTCAGGAATCCAGCTGGGGCCCCTTC TCAGGGCCTCAGGAACAGAGAGGATGGTCACCCTTCTCAGCCCGTCCCAATAGGAGCTGGTGGCCTTGCAGGCCACCCTCAGCCTTTGCCCTGGCCTGTCCCCAAATTAAGGAGATCCCTAAGGAGGAGCTCTAGGGCAGAGAGAGCCCAATTGTCCTCCTCTGATGAGGAGTGCCTTGAGGGGGATTTGCTGAAAAGGAGCCGGCGCCCTCCCCGGTCCAGGAGACCCTCGAAGGTGGGAGCAACGTCCAGCCCAAGGGTGGATGCCGCTTTGACACCAAAACCTGCAGACCTTAAGGCTACTGTTGTTGAGTGtggtcatccacacagctcatgGGCCCCTGGAGGGGAGAAGCTTGCAGCCTTGATCCCCACCAGATCTTCCGAGCACAAGTCATCCCTGGTCCCTCTTGATGCCAGGGAGCATGAATGGATTGTGAAGCTTGCCAGTGGCTCTTGGATTCAGGTGTTGACTTTGTTCTGGGAGGACCCCCAGCTGGCTTTGCACAAAGACTTTTTGACCGGGTACACTGCCTTGCACTGGATAGCCAAACACGGTGACCTCAGGGCCCTTCAGGACTTGGTCTCAGGCGCACAGAAAGCAGGGATTGCTCTCGATATAAATGTGAAGTCCAGTTGTGGGTATACCCCGCTGCACCTTGCAGCCATTCATGGCCACCAGGGGATCATCAAATTGCTAGTGCAAAGGTTGGCGTCTCGTGTGAACGTCCGGGACAGCAGTGGGAAGAAGCCTTGGCAGTATCTGACCAGTAATACCTCTGGGGAAATATGGCAGCTACTGGAAGCCCCACGGGGCAAGCCCATTTTTTCCACCTATCCCTTGGTTCGAAGCTCTTCCCCCACCAGGAAGGCCAAGAGCCGGGAAATATCTAGAAGTGTCACTCGAAAGACTTCCTTTGCTGCCCTGCTCAAAAGTCAGCACAGCAAATGGAGGTCAGCCAACCAGTATGAGAAATTCCCCAGTctaagggaaagagaagagtatAGTGACTGA
- the SOWAHB gene encoding ankyrin repeat domain-containing protein SOWAHB isoform X1, with the protein MARELSQEALLDFLRQAGGRVTNAALLSHFKSFLRDPDTPPSQHQRRRELFKGFVNSVAAVRQDPDGTKYVVLKRRYRDLLGEEGLQRPSDPPAAAAPAGGAAPSFPLLARSGEPPPPPQQPRRRRREKELEEEPAGAADPAAGAGCDGLLASGAREAARRGGRRRGSSGHRAPVPAAAQDGARCAAAETQGGCCWECLQNGLGGLPGEPLLGSLPDTPTATASAWEKPAPAPPAQDDRGAPRPQREGAPAEPPPVSAAPRSPPTTVEAAGSGASPPALLSCPTPPGEPPELVTPSSLHYSTLKQQQQRTREWVARHPQIPKARDQGPIRAWSILPDNFPQLPSEPGFWVPESKPAPPDLPPPPHSLFPAVSESWPGKSPLAVFRSIRCQLSLQDLEDFVDQESHGSEESSSGPKESPGGSEEGLHLAPGAPDGRRLRNPAGAPSPKEGSPSRSLQGLRNREDGHPSQPVPIGAGGLAGHPQPLPWPVPKLRRSLRRSSRAERAQLSSSDEECLEGDLLKRSRRPPRSRRPSKVGATSSPRVDAALTPKPADLKATVVECGHPHSSWAPGGEKLAALIPTRSSEHKSSLVPLDAREHEWIVKLASGSWIQVLTLFWEDPQLALHKDFLTGYTALHWIAKHGDLRALQDLVSGAQKAGIALDINVKSSCGYTPLHLAAIHGHQGIIKLLVQRLASRVNVRDSSGKKPWQYLTSNTSGEIWQLLEAPRGKPIFSTYPLVRSSSPTRKAKSREISRSVTRKTSFAALLKSQHSKWRSANQYEKFPSLREREEYSD; encoded by the coding sequence ATGGCCCGAGAGTTGAGCCAGGAGGCACTACTGGACTTTCTGCGTCAGGCCGGGGGCCGAGTGACCAACGCCGCCTTGCTGAGCCACTTCAAGAGCTTCCTCCGAGACCCCGATACGCCCCCCAGCCAGCACCAGCGCCGCCGCGAGCTTTTCAAGGGCTTCGTCAACTCGGTGGCCGCAGTGCGCCAGGACCCCGACGGCACCAAGTACGTGGTGCTCAAAAGGAGGTACAGGGAccttttgggggaggaggggctgcagcGACCCAGCGACCCGCCCGCGGCCGCCGCCCCTGCAGGGGGAGCTGCGCCCAGCTTCCCGCTCCTCGCGCGCAGTggggagccgccgccgccgccgcagcaaccccggcggcggcggcgcgagAAGGAGCTAGAGGAGGAGCCAGCAGGTGCCGCAGACCCGGCCGCCGGGGCAGGTTGCGATGGACTCCTCGCCAGCGGGGCCCGGGAGGCGGCCCGGAGAGGCGGCCGGCGGAGGGGCAGCTCCGGCCACAGGGCGCCGGTGCCCGCGGCCGCCCAGGATGGAGCGAGGTGCGCGGCGGCCGAGACGCAGGGCGGCTGCTGCTGGGAATGCCTCCAGAACGGCCTGGGGGGACTCCCGGGCGAGCCGCTGCTCGGCTCACTCCCCGACACCCCCACCGCCACCGCCAGCGCCTGGGAGAAGCCGGCGCCGGCCCCGCCTGCCCAGGACGACCGCGGGGCTCCCAGGCCGCAGCGGGAAGGTGCGCCCGCGGAGCCCCCGCCGGTGTCCGCGGCACCCCGCTCTCCTCCGACAACCGTCGAGGCTGCTGGGAGCGGGGCTTCCCCGCCTgctctcctgtcctgccccactCCCCCCGGAGAGCCGCCCGAGCTGGTGACCCCGAGCTCCCTGCATTATTCGACcctgaagcagcagcagcagcgcaCTCGAGAGTGGGTGGCCAGACACCCCCAGATACCCAAGGCCCGAGACCAGGGTCCCATCCGAGCCTGGTCGATACTGCCAGACAATTTCCCCCAGCTACCCTCGGAGCCGGGCTTCTGGGTCCCGGAATCTAAGCCAGCACCTCcggacctccctcctccccctcattCTCTCTTTCCCGCTGTTTCGGAATCCTGGCCCGGGAAGTCTCCACTGGCAGTCTTTCGTAGCATTCGTTGTCAGCTGTCCCTACAAGATCTGGAGGACTTTGTGGACCAGGAGAGCCACGGCAGTGAGGAGAGCAGCAGTGGACCCAAAGAGTCCCCTGGGGGTTCTGAAGAAGGGCTGCACCTTGCCCCGGGAGCCCCAGATGGGAGAAGGCTCAGGAATCCAGCTGGGGCCCCTTCTCCAAAGGAGGGCAGCCCCAGCAGGAGCCTTCAGGGCCTCAGGAACAGAGAGGATGGTCACCCTTCTCAGCCCGTCCCAATAGGAGCTGGTGGCCTTGCAGGCCACCCTCAGCCTTTGCCCTGGCCTGTCCCCAAATTAAGGAGATCCCTAAGGAGGAGCTCTAGGGCAGAGAGAGCCCAATTGTCCTCCTCTGATGAGGAGTGCCTTGAGGGGGATTTGCTGAAAAGGAGCCGGCGCCCTCCCCGGTCCAGGAGACCCTCGAAGGTGGGAGCAACGTCCAGCCCAAGGGTGGATGCCGCTTTGACACCAAAACCTGCAGACCTTAAGGCTACTGTTGTTGAGTGtggtcatccacacagctcatgGGCCCCTGGAGGGGAGAAGCTTGCAGCCTTGATCCCCACCAGATCTTCCGAGCACAAGTCATCCCTGGTCCCTCTTGATGCCAGGGAGCATGAATGGATTGTGAAGCTTGCCAGTGGCTCTTGGATTCAGGTGTTGACTTTGTTCTGGGAGGACCCCCAGCTGGCTTTGCACAAAGACTTTTTGACCGGGTACACTGCCTTGCACTGGATAGCCAAACACGGTGACCTCAGGGCCCTTCAGGACTTGGTCTCAGGCGCACAGAAAGCAGGGATTGCTCTCGATATAAATGTGAAGTCCAGTTGTGGGTATACCCCGCTGCACCTTGCAGCCATTCATGGCCACCAGGGGATCATCAAATTGCTAGTGCAAAGGTTGGCGTCTCGTGTGAACGTCCGGGACAGCAGTGGGAAGAAGCCTTGGCAGTATCTGACCAGTAATACCTCTGGGGAAATATGGCAGCTACTGGAAGCCCCACGGGGCAAGCCCATTTTTTCCACCTATCCCTTGGTTCGAAGCTCTTCCCCCACCAGGAAGGCCAAGAGCCGGGAAATATCTAGAAGTGTCACTCGAAAGACTTCCTTTGCTGCCCTGCTCAAAAGTCAGCACAGCAAATGGAGGTCAGCCAACCAGTATGAGAAATTCCCCAGTctaagggaaagagaagagtatAGTGACTGA